In the genome of Streptomyces sp. NBC_00259, the window CGCCCCCGCCTCCGGCGCCTCCACCGACAACAGTGACACCGGCAGCGGCAGCACCCGCGGCAGTGGCGCCGGCAGGGGCAGGGGCGACGGACACACCGCTACGGGCCCCGCCCGCGCCGCGCTGCGCCGCCTGCTGCTCCCCCACCACGCCGCACAGTTCCGGCTCTCGCACCTGCCCGAGGACGGCGGCGGGGAACGCTTCCGGGTCTTGGGCACCACGGGACGCATCGAGGTCGCCGGCACCGGCCCCGTGGCCCTGCTCACCGGCGTCCACTGGTACCTCAAGTACGGGTGCGGAGCCCATGTCTCCTGGGCCGGCACCCAGCTGGACCTCCCCCTCCTGCTCCCCGCACCCCGGCGCCCGATCGAACGGGCGGCCACCGTCCCGCACCGGTTCGCGTTCAACGACACCCATGACGGCTACACGGCCCCGTACGCGGACTGGCCGCGCTGGGAGCGGCTGATCGACGTCCTCGCCCTGCACGGCTGCAACGAGGTCCTGGTCACCCCCGGCCAGGAAGCCGTCTACCACCGGCTGCTCCAGGACTTCGGCTACTCCGACGCCGAGGCGCGCGGCTGGCTCCCCGCCCCGTCCCATCAGCCGTGGTGGCTCCTGCAGAACATGAGCGCGTACGGCGGCCCGATGAGCCCCGAGCTGGTCGCACGGCGCGCCGAGCTGGGCCGGCGGATCGCCGGCCGGCTGCGCGAGCTGGGCATGTCCCCCGTCATGCCCGGCTACTTCGGCACCGTCCCCGACGGTTTCACCGACCGCAACCCCGGCGCCCGGACGGTTCCGCAGGGCACCTGGTCCGGTCTGAAGCGGCCCGACTGGCTCGATCCGCGCACGGAGGCCTTCGAGCGGGTCGCGGCCGCGTTCTACCGCCACCAGCACGATCTGTTCGGCGAGATCGGGCACTTCAAGATGGACCTGCTGCACGAGGGCGGCTCCGCCGGGGACGTGCCCGTGCCGGACGCCGCCCGTGCCGTGGAGCGGGCCCTGCGGACCGCCCGCCCCGGTGCGCTGTGGCTGATCCTGGGCTGGCAGGCCAATCCCCGCCGCGATCTGCTCGACGCCCTCGACAAGAGGCATCTGCTCGTCGTCGACGGACTGTCCGATCTCGACACCGTCGTGGACCGTGAGAAGGACTGGGGAGGTGCGCCGTACGCGTTCGGCACCATCCCGAACTTCGGCGGGCGGACGACGCTCGGCGCCAAGACGCACATCTGGACCGAGCGGTTCACGCGGTGGCGGGACAAGCCGGGCTCCGCGCTGGCCGGGACCGCCTACATGCCCGAGGCCGCCGAGCGCGATCCGGCGGCGCTGGAGCTGTTCTCCGAACTGGCGTGGCACGAGGAGCCGATCGACCGCGAGGAGTGGTTCGCCGGGTACGCCGATCTGCGCTACGGCGGCCTGGACGAGGCGGCCCGGGCAGCGTTCGCCGCGCTGCGGGACTCCGTCTACCGGATCAGCAGCCGGGACGGCCGCCCGCACGACTCCATCTTCGCCGCCCGGCCGTCGCTGACGGCCGCGTCCGGTACGTACTACGCCACCCACACGCCCGCCTACCACCCCGGCGTCCTCGACCAGGCCTTCGCGGCGCTGCTGGACGTACGGGAGGAGCTGCGGGGATCCGACGCGTACCGCTACGACCTCACCGATCTGGGCCGGCAGGCGCTCGCCAACCGCTCCTGGCAGCTGCTGCCGCACCTGGAGGCCGCCCACGGGCGCGGCGACCAGGTGGCCTTCCGGACCCTGTCGCGGCTGTGGCTGAAGGTGATGCGGCTGAGCGAGGAGATGACCGGCTCGCATCGTGCGTTCCTGCTCGGGCCGTGGCTGGA includes:
- a CDS encoding alpha-N-acetylglucosaminidase encodes the protein MSRLSRRSLLSTAGAIGVSTAFAAPASGASTDNSDTGSGSTRGSGAGRGRGDGHTATGPARAALRRLLLPHHAAQFRLSHLPEDGGGERFRVLGTTGRIEVAGTGPVALLTGVHWYLKYGCGAHVSWAGTQLDLPLLLPAPRRPIERAATVPHRFAFNDTHDGYTAPYADWPRWERLIDVLALHGCNEVLVTPGQEAVYHRLLQDFGYSDAEARGWLPAPSHQPWWLLQNMSAYGGPMSPELVARRAELGRRIAGRLRELGMSPVMPGYFGTVPDGFTDRNPGARTVPQGTWSGLKRPDWLDPRTEAFERVAAAFYRHQHDLFGEIGHFKMDLLHEGGSAGDVPVPDAARAVERALRTARPGALWLILGWQANPRRDLLDALDKRHLLVVDGLSDLDTVVDREKDWGGAPYAFGTIPNFGGRTTLGAKTHIWTERFTRWRDKPGSALAGTAYMPEAAERDPAALELFSELAWHEEPIDREEWFAGYADLRYGGLDEAARAAFAALRDSVYRISSRDGRPHDSIFAARPSLTAASGTYYATHTPAYHPGVLDQAFAALLDVREELRGSDAYRYDLTDLGRQALANRSWQLLPHLEAAHGRGDQVAFRTLSRLWLKVMRLSEEMTGSHRAFLLGPWLEDAKRMASSEAERVQLERTARVLLTTWADRVTADAGRLANYANRDWQGLIGDVHLPQWQAFLDELEDALAQGRPPKAFDWYATEEPWTRERTAYPLRPVRDPYRTARRVHEVLSRAPYQGSVTVTATPPVLGPGGTAGVTAAFRNVNGLRGTGPVDFAVTGLGEQPPRSLPPVPAAGSGTVGWTVQAPPGPLTSPLEPMPYELRITYGPQGETPVTAVHRGSLYVAGPLPAGWRTHSSNSAVSGHLDGRFAINGSGGDLWRTTEQFGAVHRQGVLRDGVRLTLRVDSQPATGAWARAGIVVRNSLTTAGSPGFLNLAVTPANGVVFSYDSDGDGTVDAYRRVTGVTAPVLLRLGRVDGRFTGECSTDDGATWRPVATLTVPGAAAVQDAGLFMTAAHNGTGARGTVAFSGLSGWPSD